The following coding sequences are from one Paenibacillus stellifer window:
- a CDS encoding 2-oxoacid:acceptor oxidoreductase family protein gives MSAPDKGSYLICGLGGQGIGLFGKILGEYYTHHGYEIKISDVMGLGQRGGSVECHFRYSTERIYSPLIPFGTAEALISFEQIETLRNAHYLKKDGRIISSTYELSPPTVNTRLQADIQGSKREIIQRLGFPVRFIDDAEVDRADPEFNRVRNMIALAVLAEQMELDIQSLIELLKNNISPSYLQLNLRAFEYGRQLFERTTAY, from the coding sequence ATGAGTGCTCCGGATAAAGGAAGTTACCTCATTTGCGGATTGGGTGGCCAGGGGATAGGCCTGTTCGGCAAAATACTTGGCGAGTACTACACCCATCATGGATACGAGATCAAAATCTCGGATGTAATGGGACTTGGACAACGGGGAGGGAGCGTTGAATGTCATTTCAGATACTCGACAGAACGCATTTACTCTCCGCTTATTCCATTTGGTACGGCAGAGGCGCTCATTTCTTTTGAACAAATCGAGACGCTGCGCAATGCCCATTACCTGAAGAAGGACGGGCGGATTATTAGCAGCACGTATGAATTGAGTCCGCCAACGGTAAATACGAGGCTTCAGGCTGATATTCAGGGCAGCAAACGGGAAATCATTCAGCGATTAGGTTTCCCGGTCCGGTTTATTGACGATGCGGAAGTCGACCGGGCCGATCCGGAGTTCAATCGTGTGCGCAATATGATCGCCTTGGCTGTGCTCGCGGAACAGATGGAGCTGGACATCCAGAGCTTGATCGAATTGCTGAAGAACAATATATCTCCCTCATATCTTCAATTGAATCTTAGAGCTTTTGAATACGGGAGACAGTTATTTGAGAGAACGACAGCATACTAA
- a CDS encoding FAD:protein FMN transferase, with protein MKHFKAMNTDFYLYGLPAESETQAEKYFRSVESQLSRFRPASELSRLNQASGRAFAASPLLFQAVSEAARYYRETDGVFNPFMGRALENAGYRESFELLDKQAPDTSASAFSATHIQAPETRTPLPLDTYLELDLELRNITLQPGISLDLGGFAKGWSAEQMAEKLANRGIRQGAIDAGGDIIIWGEAQRLIDIAHPYQPVENIATLSISTGAGIATSSRVKRRWKGPGGEEMHHILDPRTLKPCTSDLIQVTAICPSLGQAEVLAKTFLILGGTRGVSWVKEQHPDCAVIAVREDCSIVLGGMAEFYLADMKGEERYVQLVQ; from the coding sequence ATGAAACATTTTAAAGCGATGAACACTGACTTTTACCTGTATGGACTGCCGGCAGAGTCTGAGACTCAAGCGGAGAAGTATTTCCGTTCCGTCGAGTCCCAGCTCAGCCGGTTCCGGCCTGCCAGTGAGCTGTCCCGTCTCAATCAGGCTTCAGGCAGAGCCTTTGCCGCCTCCCCGCTGCTCTTTCAGGCCGTCTCGGAGGCGGCTAGGTATTACCGCGAAACGGACGGTGTTTTTAATCCGTTCATGGGCAGAGCGCTGGAAAATGCCGGATACCGGGAGAGCTTCGAGCTCTTGGATAAGCAAGCGCCCGACACTTCAGCTTCGGCCTTCTCGGCAACCCATATTCAAGCACCGGAGACGCGTACTCCTCTTCCTCTGGATACCTATCTGGAGTTGGATTTAGAGCTGCGAAATATTACGCTTCAGCCGGGCATCTCGCTTGATCTGGGCGGTTTCGCCAAGGGGTGGAGCGCCGAACAAATGGCGGAGAAACTAGCCAATCGAGGTATACGTCAGGGAGCCATCGATGCCGGTGGCGACATTATCATCTGGGGAGAAGCTCAGCGGCTTATCGACATAGCCCACCCCTATCAGCCTGTAGAAAATATCGCAACTCTCTCGATCAGTACAGGAGCGGGGATCGCAACAAGCAGCCGGGTCAAACGGAGATGGAAAGGTCCTGGCGGTGAGGAAATGCATCATATTTTGGACCCCCGCACGCTCAAGCCCTGCACCTCTGATTTGATTCAGGTGACGGCGATTTGCCCTTCACTCGGGCAGGCGGAGGTTCTGGCGAAGACCTTTTTGATTCTAGGCGGAACGCGAGGAGTATCCTGGGTGAAGGAGCAGCATCCGGACTGCGCGGTAATCGCCGTACGGGAAGACTGCTCGATTGTGCTGGGTGGCATGGCGGAATTTTACCTGGCAGATATGAAAGGAGAGGAACGATATGTACAGTTGGTTCAGTAG
- a CDS encoding indolepyruvate ferredoxin oxidoreductase subunit alpha — protein MKVVLTGNEAVARGAYEAGAGMATGYPGTPSTVVIEETMRKYAEIYSEWSTNEKVALEVAMGASFAGYRSYAVMKTVGLNVAHDALMSAAQAQTNGGLVLVVSDDAGRISDDCNDCRHYGDSAGVPVLEPSDSQEALEYMKLAFELSERLSLPVIIRLTSITCKTRSTVDIDDTYQYQKAFRKKYKFSYYGVLASTMMIGMADSSNAKIRRFDHDFAQALRSLKEESADLPVNVLEINGSDIGIITAGVPYGYVKEMLPEASVLKLGLVYPLPERLIRRLADHVNRLYVIEDGHVFLEKEIKSLGFDVIGESLFPKFPESTCFSPELISQKLGSTEVSVHPIQNVSFRLPMNCAGCSHLFVYHILKKHRIEASTDVTCGGIGVFPHIGAFNNAKHMGSSIGMAHGVNVMNQRQGERKYVAVIGDGGFWATGINGMINMVYNSVNSTVIIVDNQCIAMTGGQSLPSGDFGAHYNPENRLSIAEMCRAIGIRDIRTVDAYDLEELEDAVLGAVNSQESSVVIVQKPCLLKIKPDRSVSGHVVQSKCVHCKSCLQLGCLALEIKTTDQGEEIQINENLCVGCKLCAATCKSEAISYECSG, from the coding sequence AGTACGCTGAAATCTACTCGGAGTGGTCAACGAACGAAAAGGTGGCTCTGGAGGTCGCGATGGGAGCCTCTTTTGCCGGCTATCGAAGCTATGCCGTCATGAAGACTGTCGGGCTCAATGTCGCTCATGACGCGCTGATGTCCGCAGCTCAAGCACAGACGAACGGAGGGCTGGTGCTCGTGGTATCGGACGATGCCGGACGGATCAGCGATGACTGCAACGACTGCCGTCATTACGGGGACAGCGCCGGGGTTCCCGTGCTCGAACCGTCAGACAGCCAGGAAGCTCTGGAATATATGAAGCTTGCTTTTGAGCTCAGTGAGCGGCTCAGCCTGCCGGTCATTATCCGTCTGACTTCCATCACATGCAAGACACGCAGCACGGTGGACATCGACGACACTTACCAATATCAGAAGGCATTCCGCAAGAAATACAAATTCAGCTATTATGGCGTGCTGGCAAGCACGATGATGATCGGCATGGCAGACTCCTCGAATGCCAAGATTCGCCGGTTCGATCATGATTTTGCCCAGGCACTGCGCAGCCTCAAGGAAGAATCCGCAGACCTTCCGGTGAATGTGCTTGAAATAAACGGCAGTGACATTGGAATCATCACCGCAGGTGTGCCATATGGCTATGTCAAGGAAATGCTGCCGGAGGCTTCGGTCTTGAAGCTCGGCTTGGTCTATCCGCTTCCGGAGCGTCTGATTCGCAGGCTTGCGGATCATGTTAACCGGCTGTATGTCATTGAAGACGGTCATGTGTTCCTCGAGAAGGAGATCAAAAGCCTTGGCTTCGATGTCATCGGGGAGAGCCTGTTCCCCAAATTTCCGGAATCCACATGCTTCAGCCCCGAACTGATATCACAGAAGCTGGGTTCAACAGAAGTCAGCGTACACCCGATCCAGAATGTTTCCTTCCGTCTGCCGATGAATTGTGCCGGCTGCTCCCATCTATTCGTCTATCACATTCTGAAGAAGCATCGAATCGAGGCTTCAACCGATGTGACCTGCGGCGGGATCGGCGTCTTCCCGCATATCGGCGCTTTCAATAACGCGAAGCATATGGGTTCCTCCATCGGGATGGCTCACGGTGTGAACGTGATGAATCAGAGACAAGGAGAGCGGAAGTATGTTGCGGTCATAGGGGATGGCGGGTTCTGGGCAACCGGAATTAACGGAATGATTAATATGGTCTACAATTCGGTAAATTCCACGGTTATTATCGTAGACAATCAATGCATCGCAATGACGGGGGGCCAGAGTCTTCCATCCGGCGATTTTGGAGCTCATTACAATCCGGAGAATCGTCTGAGCATCGCAGAGATGTGCCGGGCGATCGGAATTCGTGATATCCGTACAGTTGATGCCTATGATCTTGAGGAATTGGAAGACGCGGTGCTTGGCGCCGTCAACTCACAAGAAAGCTCAGTCGTCATCGTTCAGAAGCCTTGTCTGTTGAAAATCAAGCCGGATCGGTCCGTATCCGGGCATGTTGTGCAGAGCAAATGCGTTCATTGCAAAAGCTGTCTTCAGCTCGGTTGTCTCGCATTGGAAATTAAAACAACGGATCAAGGCGAGGAGATTCAAATCAACGAAAATCTGTGCGTTGGCTGCAAATTATGCGCCGCAACCTGTAAAAGCGAGGCGATAAGCTATGAGTGCTCCGGATAA
- a CDS encoding GNAT family N-acetyltransferase yields the protein MKIEYVETDLTSLALIQPLWERLRDHHASLSRHFSEQLSSNTFDGRSRDLLDKSRQGQIKIILAHDATAAAKILIGYCISSINEGKQGEIDSIFILDRYRGTGIGDTLMRRTLDWFQENEILDIGISVLFGNEQALKFYEKYGFYPRSYTLKNTVN from the coding sequence TTGAAAATTGAGTATGTAGAGACGGATCTAACCTCACTTGCATTAATCCAGCCATTATGGGAGCGGCTTAGAGATCATCATGCTTCATTGTCGAGACATTTTTCGGAGCAGCTAAGCAGCAATACATTTGATGGGCGATCACGCGACCTGCTCGATAAATCGAGACAAGGACAAATAAAGATTATTTTAGCTCATGATGCAACTGCAGCGGCGAAGATACTGATCGGATATTGTATTAGCTCGATCAACGAGGGGAAGCAGGGAGAGATCGATTCGATTTTTATTCTGGATCGTTATCGGGGTACAGGCATTGGAGATACCTTAATGAGACGAACGCTGGATTGGTTTCAGGAAAATGAAATTCTCGACATTGGCATATCCGTTTTATTTGGAAATGAACAAGCATTGAAGTTTTATGAGAAATATGGATTTTACCCAAGGTCTTATACATTGAAGAACACTGTGAATTAA
- a CDS encoding ferric reductase-like transmembrane domain-containing protein, whose amino-acid sequence MYSWFSSIADTLSVWTTVRAAGLTSYMLLFAAIFAGLLQGEPWAKGARRAQLNLIHQWTGWFGMLFGLVHGLVLVFDQYVGYSFFEIVIPFASRHEPFWTGLGTLAFYLMLALILSSDMMKSIGKKTWRIIHFMALPTFIMALLHAAMIGTDSSTPAMKLMYTTTGALVIGMVIRRIYLATRKREGRRAAQPEVVYPISRPDKRYSSFR is encoded by the coding sequence ATGTACAGTTGGTTCAGTAGTATTGCGGATACATTAAGCGTGTGGACGACCGTACGGGCTGCCGGGTTAACCTCTTATATGTTGCTCTTCGCGGCGATATTCGCCGGATTGCTTCAGGGAGAACCGTGGGCGAAAGGCGCTCGCAGAGCTCAGCTCAATCTGATTCATCAATGGACCGGATGGTTCGGCATGCTCTTCGGTCTGGTGCATGGGCTGGTTCTTGTGTTTGACCAATATGTCGGCTATTCGTTCTTTGAAATCGTCATTCCATTCGCATCCCGACATGAGCCGTTCTGGACAGGTCTTGGAACCCTTGCCTTCTATCTCATGCTCGCTTTGATTCTCAGCTCCGATATGATGAAGTCGATTGGTAAAAAAACTTGGCGCATCATTCACTTCATGGCACTCCCAACCTTCATTATGGCGTTGTTACATGCTGCAATGATAGGAACCGACAGCAGTACACCTGCCATGAAGCTGATGTATACGACAACCGGAGCGCTAGTCATTGGGATGGTTATTCGCCGGATTTATCTTGCCACACGGAAACGTGAAGGCCGTCGTGCGGCGCAGCCGGAGGTGGTATATCCAATATCCCGGCCTGACAAGAGGTACAGCTCTTTCCGATAA
- a CDS encoding response regulator transcription factor produces MKILLAEDDRRLGELIAHMLKKKAECAIDWVTTGEDAYHYAAEAQYDVLILDWMMPEGDGLGVCRKLRRDGYSGAVLMLTAKDSLQDKIEGLDAGADDYLVKPFEIDELLARIRALTRRNFAPILEQVMKLGELALNRTAQTVKRGTESVQLTPREFQLLDLLVQNPGIVLTREVILDRIWGLESDVGPKTIDATVKLLRKKLGEITDEDWIQSVRGVGYKIDKEKVH; encoded by the coding sequence ATGAAGATACTGCTGGCAGAAGATGACCGGCGGCTGGGTGAACTGATTGCCCATATGCTGAAGAAGAAAGCCGAATGCGCCATTGATTGGGTGACGACCGGAGAGGATGCCTACCACTATGCGGCTGAAGCCCAGTACGATGTGCTTATTCTGGATTGGATGATGCCGGAGGGTGACGGCTTGGGAGTATGCAGGAAGCTGCGGCGGGATGGATACAGCGGGGCGGTTCTGATGCTCACTGCGAAGGACAGTCTTCAGGACAAAATCGAGGGGCTCGATGCCGGAGCCGACGATTATCTCGTGAAGCCGTTCGAAATTGACGAATTGCTTGCACGTATACGGGCGCTTACCCGCCGCAATTTTGCGCCGATTCTGGAGCAGGTGATGAAGCTGGGCGAACTGGCGCTCAACCGGACCGCTCAGACGGTGAAGCGCGGCACCGAGTCCGTCCAGCTAACACCGCGGGAATTCCAGCTGCTTGATTTACTGGTCCAGAACCCAGGGATCGTCTTGACGCGAGAGGTCATTCTGGACCGAATTTGGGGGCTGGAGAGCGATGTCGGGCCCAAGACGATAGATGCCACAGTGAAGCTGCTGCGCAAGAAGCTTGGCGAAATTACGGATGAGGACTGGATTCAGAGCGTTCGGGGGGTTGGATATAAAATTGATAAAGAGAAGGTTCACTAA
- a CDS encoding undecaprenyldiphospho-muramoylpentapeptide beta-N-acetylglucosaminyltransferase — protein MKKIIFTGGGSAGHVTVNIAMIPEFIRAGWLTEYIGSVDGIEKQLITSNFNVKYHSISTGKLRRYLDWQNVKDPFKVVKGIMQAYQLIKKQKPNIVFSKGGFVSVPVVIGAWLNKIPVIIHESDLTPGLANKLASPFASLICTTFSETSSYFNNHKCYCVGPVLRDELTKGDAERGRAFVGFSNIKKPIIVIMGGSLGSRKINHVIRESLTQLTKKFRVIHLCGKGHLDSSIANSDYREYEYINEELPDILTMCDFVISRAGSNSIFEFLSLKKPMILIPLTKEQSRGDQLLNAASFESKGYCKVLHEEQLNPDSLIASIYELAEEKERYIRNMSSFERNDAVSLIYNLIVENAKNGLNDE, from the coding sequence ATAAAAAAAATAATCTTTACTGGCGGTGGATCTGCAGGACATGTAACCGTCAACATTGCAATGATACCTGAATTCATCCGTGCAGGCTGGTTAACCGAATATATTGGTTCAGTGGATGGTATTGAAAAGCAGCTAATCACATCTAACTTTAATGTTAAATACCATTCAATATCAACAGGGAAGCTACGACGGTATCTAGATTGGCAGAACGTAAAGGATCCGTTTAAAGTGGTGAAAGGGATTATGCAAGCATATCAGCTTATTAAGAAGCAGAAGCCTAATATTGTGTTTTCTAAAGGTGGCTTTGTTTCTGTACCAGTTGTAATTGGAGCTTGGTTGAACAAAATTCCCGTTATCATACATGAATCTGATTTAACTCCAGGCTTAGCCAACAAGCTCGCAAGTCCGTTTGCTAGTCTGATTTGCACTACTTTTTCGGAAACATCATCTTACTTTAACAACCACAAATGTTATTGCGTGGGACCTGTTCTTAGAGATGAATTGACAAAGGGCGATGCTGAACGTGGACGGGCATTCGTTGGGTTTTCAAATATTAAGAAACCTATAATAGTTATTATGGGGGGGAGTTTGGGATCACGGAAGATCAATCATGTGATTCGAGAATCCTTAACACAACTAACAAAGAAGTTTCGAGTCATTCATCTTTGTGGAAAAGGACATCTGGATTCTTCTATTGCTAATTCTGATTACCGTGAATATGAGTATATAAACGAAGAATTACCAGACATATTAACCATGTGTGATTTTGTGATTTCACGAGCGGGTTCGAATTCAATTTTTGAGTTTTTATCTTTAAAGAAACCAATGATTTTGATCCCTCTTACTAAGGAACAGAGTAGAGGAGATCAACTTTTAAATGCTGCTTCTTTTGAAAGCAAGGGTTACTGTAAAGTTCTACACGAAGAACAACTGAATCCTGATAGCTTAATTGCTAGTATATATGAATTAGCAGAAGAAAAAGAACGGTATATTCGAAATATGAGTTCTTTCGAGCGTAATGATGCAGTAAGCCTTATTTATAATCTGATTGTTGAGAACGCAAAGAATGGACTAAATGATGAATAA
- a CDS encoding histidine phosphatase family protein, whose product MNTCIYMIRHGESPKTEGNERTRGLSEKGRLDSEKIIELLKDEGITSFVSSPYKRAVMTIEGLAHFCGQEVSVIEDLKEFMFSTEDKVVGDQEVYAMVRKMFETPDYVPPMGESMTECQQRAVAALKEILTIYKGQRVAIGTHGLVMTLMMNHFDNQYGYEFLMNTSKPDIYKMEFNEDTLVNIDRICL is encoded by the coding sequence ATGAATACCTGCATATATATGATCAGACATGGAGAATCGCCAAAAACCGAAGGAAATGAAAGAACCCGTGGTTTAAGTGAGAAAGGTAGACTTGATTCGGAGAAAATAATAGAACTTTTGAAGGACGAGGGAATCACCAGCTTCGTATCAAGTCCCTATAAGCGAGCTGTTATGACGATTGAGGGATTAGCCCACTTTTGCGGGCAAGAAGTATCTGTAATCGAGGATTTGAAAGAGTTCATGTTCTCAACCGAAGACAAAGTCGTAGGAGATCAGGAAGTATACGCAATGGTGAGAAAAATGTTTGAAACCCCTGACTATGTACCTCCAATGGGTGAGTCGATGACAGAGTGTCAGCAACGAGCGGTGGCAGCATTGAAGGAAATTTTAACCATATACAAAGGGCAAAGAGTAGCAATCGGAACCCACGGTCTCGTTATGACCCTAATGATGAACCACTTCGATAATCAATATGGATATGAGTTCTTAATGAACACGTCCAAACCGGATATTTACAAGATGGAATTTAATGAAGATACATTAGTTAACATTGATAGAATATGCTTATAG
- a CDS encoding acetolactate decarboxylase gives MYEPKAANRELSLVLGDMDTVYQVSTYGAVFAGVLDGFVPLKDLSKWGDFGIGSITGLHGEIAILDGIIHHFDEYGQTRSIDREDLTPKMLLSFFKTDQIVPLHTAATYEETKSAIEQALPSANIMYAIKIEGLFEVLRTKCYPAQPKPYPKGINTALSKHVRTYHNERGTLVGYLMPEHLGEISGLSYHFHFITEDGKYGGHMIDFTLIDGTAYLDYKHTLRLVLPSDEEYYQADLSDTMNILQQVVDISLQ, from the coding sequence ATGTATGAACCGAAAGCCGCGAACCGGGAATTGAGTCTGGTGCTGGGGGATATGGATACCGTTTATCAAGTGTCAACCTATGGCGCCGTGTTCGCGGGAGTATTGGATGGATTTGTGCCTTTGAAGGATTTGAGCAAATGGGGGGACTTCGGCATTGGCAGCATTACGGGACTCCATGGCGAAATCGCCATTCTGGACGGTATCATCCATCATTTTGATGAATATGGGCAGACTCGTTCCATTGACCGAGAGGACCTAACGCCCAAAATGCTACTTTCCTTTTTCAAAACGGATCAGATTGTTCCTTTGCACACAGCAGCCACCTATGAGGAGACGAAGTCTGCGATCGAGCAGGCGCTTCCCTCAGCCAACATCATGTATGCGATCAAGATCGAAGGTCTCTTCGAAGTTTTACGGACCAAATGTTATCCTGCCCAGCCGAAGCCGTATCCCAAAGGGATCAACACCGCTTTATCCAAGCATGTCCGAACGTATCATAACGAGCGCGGAACGTTGGTTGGCTACCTTATGCCGGAACATCTTGGCGAGATTTCCGGGCTAAGCTACCATTTTCACTTCATTACAGAGGACGGCAAGTACGGAGGTCATATGATTGATTTTACACTGATTGACGGAACTGCCTATCTGGATTACAAGCATACTTTGCGGCTCGTTCTTCCCAGCGATGAGGAGTACTACCAAGCCGATTTATCCGATACGATGAACATCCTTCAACAGGTCGTGGACATTTCACTGCAATAA
- a CDS encoding acetolactate decarboxylase, producing MKNGQNVEYRNTDVYTQVNTTAALVAGVMETEVTIRDLSEWGDFGLGCTKGMQESVLLLDNQTYVNKVVKDDQKIGLFLLAFFEETNPVRLQQTMDLNDLRAYIDSALPTPNIMYAVKCKGKFESIQTSIPLSFQKPYPRVVPEMTDQSINVEVDNISGTIIAFWLPSFLSGINGGAGGLHAHFISDDRKFMGHVIDCKMTEGVLWIDAKHQLNLQLPKADPAFYEVDLNGNEAMSRRVSEWIKEGIGGKEILPGATIKA from the coding sequence ATGAAGAACGGTCAAAATGTAGAGTACCGCAATACGGATGTGTATACGCAAGTCAATACAACGGCAGCGCTTGTTGCGGGCGTGATGGAGACAGAGGTTACAATTCGCGATCTGAGTGAGTGGGGAGATTTCGGGCTGGGCTGCACGAAGGGGATGCAGGAATCGGTTCTGCTGCTGGATAATCAGACCTATGTCAATAAAGTAGTCAAAGACGATCAGAAGATCGGGTTATTTCTGCTGGCCTTCTTCGAGGAGACCAATCCGGTCAGGCTTCAGCAGACGATGGACCTGAACGATCTGAGAGCCTATATTGATTCGGCATTGCCGACTCCCAATATCATGTACGCCGTCAAATGCAAAGGCAAGTTCGAATCCATTCAAACGTCTATCCCCTTATCGTTTCAGAAGCCGTATCCGCGTGTCGTTCCCGAAATGACAGACCAATCCATCAATGTTGAAGTGGATAATATCAGCGGCACCATCATTGCCTTCTGGCTCCCGTCATTTTTATCAGGGATCAACGGTGGAGCGGGAGGACTGCACGCGCATTTCATCAGCGATGACCGGAAATTTATGGGCCATGTGATCGATTGCAAAATGACTGAAGGCGTACTGTGGATCGATGCCAAGCATCAGCTGAATCTTCAGCTTCCGAAGGCTGATCCCGCTTTCTATGAAGTTGACCTGAATGGAAATGAGGCCATGTCCAGACGGGTATCGGAATGGATCAAGGAAGGCATTGGAGGCAAAGAAATCCTACCTGGGGCCACTATAAAAGCATAA
- a CDS encoding cytidine deaminase, whose amino-acid sequence MNIEKVDLELIEAAQNTIRSLYKDGKHHIGAAVRTKTGKIYTAVHLEAYIGRVSVCAEAIALGKAISEGEDDFATIVAVRHPDPTEEDQTIEVVSPCGICRELISDYGADIQVILKGTNHYFNKNIQQLLPDKYER is encoded by the coding sequence TTGAATATCGAGAAAGTTGATCTGGAACTTATAGAGGCAGCGCAGAACACGATAAGAAGTTTATACAAAGATGGCAAACATCACATTGGAGCGGCGGTTAGGACAAAAACAGGAAAAATATACACAGCGGTGCATCTAGAGGCTTACATCGGCCGAGTATCTGTGTGTGCTGAAGCGATCGCCTTGGGCAAAGCTATATCTGAAGGCGAGGATGATTTTGCTACGATAGTAGCCGTAAGGCATCCCGATCCGACAGAAGAGGATCAAACCATTGAAGTTGTATCGCCTTGCGGCATCTGCAGGGAATTGATTAGCGATTATGGAGCAGACATACAAGTTATTTTGAAGGGGACCAACCATTATTTTAATAAGAATATACAACAATTATTGCCGGACAAATATGAAAGATGA
- a CDS encoding multidrug effflux MFS transporter encodes MRIISLLVFLVPFLMGLGVDLYVPSLPSLVSYYHSDTGTVQRSISLYMLGYGVGQMMLGILSDRYGRRKILLGSSLSYGIISLICISSPTVQVLNLCRLIQGLSVGGMAVVGRAMVVDCYKGKELAKATNYFGLSWSLGPIIGPFIGGYFEEYLSWKADFYFFGLYGLIIFGLALARLPETNQNLVKLNLKITLSNIGKIIKDPVFMGMTIIGGFGYASVVLFNTMGPFLIQNVLGYSSVIYGYIALVLGASYFLGSIGNRFSVGRYPIMTLLIFGLSSALIFSLIMILIEFAAGVSLPGTVIPVLLIVFVCGFIVPNTLARSMELFAHLAGTASSLFGSLSGVIVSLVTTFASHLKVDSQLPMSFTYSGLMLISILLFGVCHYVDKLPAGKEKEEKLHV; translated from the coding sequence ATGCGGATTATTTCGTTATTGGTTTTTTTGGTTCCTTTTCTAATGGGACTCGGGGTCGATTTATATGTGCCTTCTCTGCCCTCGCTCGTGTCTTATTATCATAGCGATACCGGAACCGTTCAGCGGAGCATTAGCCTGTATATGCTGGGATATGGTGTGGGGCAGATGATGCTCGGAATTCTCTCGGATCGTTATGGGCGTAGAAAAATACTGCTGGGCAGCTCATTGAGCTATGGAATCATCAGTTTGATCTGTATTAGCTCGCCGACTGTTCAAGTGCTCAATCTATGCCGGCTCATCCAGGGCTTAAGCGTTGGCGGGATGGCGGTTGTGGGCCGGGCAATGGTCGTGGATTGTTATAAAGGAAAAGAGTTGGCCAAAGCAACGAATTACTTCGGATTAAGCTGGTCGCTAGGCCCGATCATCGGTCCATTTATCGGCGGTTATTTTGAAGAATATTTAAGCTGGAAAGCCGACTTCTATTTCTTTGGATTGTACGGCCTGATTATTTTTGGTTTAGCCCTGGCGCGGTTGCCTGAAACCAATCAAAATCTGGTTAAGCTGAACCTGAAAATCACGCTCTCGAACATCGGAAAGATTATTAAAGATCCCGTATTCATGGGTATGACGATCATCGGCGGATTCGGTTACGCTTCAGTGGTGCTGTTCAACACGATGGGGCCTTTTCTCATCCAGAATGTTCTTGGCTATTCTTCCGTGATTTACGGTTATATTGCGCTGGTACTGGGAGCTTCTTATTTCTTGGGGTCGATTGGCAATCGGTTCAGCGTGGGCCGTTATCCCATCATGACCTTATTGATCTTCGGATTATCCAGTGCGTTGATTTTCAGCCTGATCATGATTTTGATTGAGTTTGCGGCAGGCGTGAGTCTTCCCGGAACGGTGATTCCGGTTCTGCTGATCGTCTTTGTCTGCGGTTTTATCGTCCCCAATACGTTAGCGCGATCAATGGAACTGTTTGCCCATCTGGCGGGTACGGCAAGTTCCTTGTTCGGCTCTCTGTCGGGTGTCATCGTATCGCTCGTCACAACATTCGCCAGCCATTTAAAGGTCGATTCCCAGCTTCCGATGTCGTTCACATACAGCGGACTGATGCTCATCTCGATCCTGCTGTTTGGTGTCTGCCATTATGTTGATAAGCTGCCGGCCGGCAAAGAAAAGGAGGAGAAACTGCATGTATGA